The following coding sequences lie in one Musa acuminata AAA Group cultivar baxijiao chromosome BXJ1-8, Cavendish_Baxijiao_AAA, whole genome shotgun sequence genomic window:
- the LOC103974705 gene encoding protein PIN-LIKES 2, with protein MARGMANGSDNLLSAVLPLLKLLCLTVIGLILAHPRIQIVPRATFKLLSKLVFALFLPCLIFVHLGQSVTLNDVLLWWFVPVNVLITTATGCVLGYIVAIICRPPPQFFRFTIIMSGFGNTGNLPIAIVGSVCHGSDNPFGPDCHRTGIAYVSFAQWVAVILVYTFVYHMMEPPMEYYEIVSEENEIEEELISNISRPLLHEAEWPGMVDKETAHSKTPFIARVFMSISGSSQNTFPDIDFSEEGGVAAGPSSPKSLRCLAEPKVVRRIRVVAEQTPIQHILQPPTIASLLALIVGMVPVFKDFVFGYDAPLSFITDSLDILAGAVVPSVMLILGGMLAEGPNDSALGTRTTIGIIVARLLVLPLIGIGVVALANKLHLLIEGDQMYRFVLLLQYTTPSAILLGAIASLRNYAVKEASALLFWQHICAVVSLSVYIVIYFKLLSYV; from the coding sequence ATGGCTCGAGGAATGGCCAATGGAAGCGATAATTTGCTGTCAGCAGTGCTGCCCTTGTTGAAACTGTTGTGCCTCACTGTCATAGGTCTCATCCTCGCACACCCTCGAATCCAAATCGTTCCTCGGGCCACCTTCAAACTCCTTAGCAAGCTGGTCTTCGCCCTCTTCCTCCCCTGTCTCATCTTTGTCCACCTCGGCCAGTCGGTCACCCTTAATGACGTCTTGCTTTGGTGGTTCGTGCCCGTCAATGTGCTCATTACCACAGCGACAGGCTGTGTTCTTGGATACATAGTCGCTATCATTTGCCGTCCACCGCCCCAATTCTTCCGGTTCACCATCATCATGTCCGGTTTTGGCAACACAGGTAACCTCCCAATTGCCATAGTTGGATCAGTGTGCCATGGCTCGGATAATCCGTTCGGACCTGATTGCCATCGGACTGGCATTGCATATGTGTCATTTGCCCAGTGGGTCGCAGTCATCCTAGTTTACACATTTGTTTATCACATGATGGAGCCGCCAATGGAGTACTATGAGATTGTCTCTGAAGAGAATGAGATTGAGGAAGAACTGATTAGTAATATCAGTCGGCCATTGCTTCATGAAGCTGAATGGCCAGGAATGGTAGATAAAGAAACAGCACATTCCAAGACACCATTTATAGCCAGAGTGTTCATGAGCATTTCTGGGTCATCTCAAAATACTTTCCCAGACATTGATTTCTCTGAGGAGGGAGGTGTTGCTGCTGGGCCTAGTAGTCCAAAGTCCCTTAGGTGCTTGGCAGAACCAAAGGTTGTCCGAAGGATTAGAGTTGTGGCTGAGCAAACTCCAATTCAGCACATCCTTCAGCCCCCAACGATTGCTTCTTTATTGGCACTTATAGTGGGAATGGTTCCAGTGTTTAAAGATTTTGTATTTGGGTATGATGCGCCACTTTCTTTCATCACTGATAGTTTGGACATCCTAGCAGGAGCAGTGGTTCCTTCAGTAATGTTAATTCTTGGAGGAATGTTGGCAGAAGGTCCTAATGATTCAGCTCTTGGCACTAGAACTACAATCGGAATCATTGTTGCAAGGCTTTTGGTGCTTCCATTGATTGGGATTGGAGTGGTCGCTTTGGCTAATAAGTTGCATCTTTTGATTGAAGGAGACCAGATGTACCGATTCGTTCTTTTGTTGCAGTACACCACACCAAGTGCTATATTGTTGGGAGCCATTGCTAGCTTGAGGAATTATGCCGTGAAGGAAGCTTCAGCACTCTTGTTCTGGCAGCATATATGTGCTGTGGTGTCTCTCTCAGTTTATATTGTTATTTACTTCAAGCTGCTCTCCTATGTTTGA